In Alicyclobacillus macrosporangiidus CPP55, a single window of DNA contains:
- the sigG gene encoding RNA polymerase sporulation sigma factor SigG, which yields MKRNKVEICGVNTSQLPVLTNAEMRELFAKLKEGDQTAREKLVNGNLRLVLSVIQRFNNRGEYVDDLFQVGCIGLMKAIDNFDLNQNVRFSTYAVPMIIGEIRRYLRDNNPIRVSRSLRDIAYKALQVRDQLTNQNLREPTVQEISNALDLPKEEVVFALDAIQDPVSLFEPIYHDGGDPIYVMDQIHDEKNMDKSWVEEIAIREAMGKLSEREKKILSMRFFEGKTQMEVAEEIGISQAQVSRLEKAAIHRMQKHIQA from the coding sequence TTGAAGCGGAACAAAGTCGAGATCTGCGGGGTCAACACCTCCCAATTGCCTGTCCTCACCAACGCGGAAATGCGGGAACTCTTCGCCAAGCTCAAGGAGGGTGATCAGACCGCGAGGGAAAAACTCGTCAACGGAAACCTGCGCCTGGTGCTGTCGGTCATCCAACGATTCAATAACCGCGGAGAGTACGTGGACGACCTGTTTCAGGTCGGCTGCATCGGACTTATGAAGGCCATCGACAACTTTGACCTCAACCAGAACGTGCGCTTCTCCACCTACGCGGTCCCCATGATCATCGGAGAGATCCGACGCTACCTGCGGGACAACAACCCCATCCGGGTGAGCCGATCCCTTCGCGACATCGCCTACAAGGCGCTGCAGGTGCGCGACCAACTGACGAATCAGAATCTCCGCGAACCGACGGTCCAGGAGATCTCCAACGCGCTCGACCTCCCCAAGGAAGAGGTCGTGTTCGCTTTGGACGCCATTCAGGACCCGGTTTCTCTGTTTGAACCCATTTACCACGACGGCGGAGACCCCATCTACGTGATGGACCAAATTCACGACGAGAAGAACATGGACAAGTCGTGGGTCGAGGAAATCGCCATTCGAGAAGCGATGGGAAAATTGAGTGAACGCGAGAAGAAGATCCTCTCCATGCGATTTTTCGAGGGGAAGACGCAGATGGAGGTGGCGGAGGAGATCGGGATCTCTCAAGCCCAGGTGTCTCGCCTGGAGAAGGCGGCCATCCATCGGATGCAGAAGCACATCCAGGCATGA
- the sigE gene encoding RNA polymerase sporulation sigma factor SigE: MKLRIRLQVWWIRIRIRLAGGAEEVFYVGGSEALPPPLTKEEEEDLLRKLPTGDPAVRSMLIERNLRLVVYIARKFENTSLYIEDLVSIGTIGLIKAVNTFDPSKKIKLATYASRCIENEILMFLRRNNKLKSEVSFDEPLNVDWDGNELLLSDVLGTDSDTIYKNLEEEVDRALLYDALDKLSERERKIMELRFGLGRGEEMTQKDVADLLGISQSYISRLEKRIIKRLRREFHRMM; this comes from the coding sequence ATGAAGCTGCGCATCCGGCTGCAGGTGTGGTGGATTCGGATTCGCATTCGCCTGGCGGGTGGCGCTGAAGAAGTCTTTTATGTCGGCGGGAGCGAAGCCCTGCCACCCCCCTTGACGAAAGAGGAGGAAGAGGATCTCCTCAGGAAGTTGCCCACCGGCGATCCTGCAGTACGGTCTATGCTGATTGAGCGCAATCTGCGGTTGGTGGTCTACATCGCGCGCAAGTTTGAGAACACGAGCCTGTACATCGAGGATTTGGTGTCCATCGGCACCATCGGGCTGATCAAAGCCGTCAATACGTTCGATCCGAGCAAGAAGATCAAACTTGCAACCTATGCGTCCCGCTGCATTGAGAACGAGATTCTGATGTTCCTGCGCCGGAACAACAAGCTGAAATCCGAGGTATCCTTCGATGAACCGCTGAACGTCGACTGGGACGGGAATGAGTTGCTTCTGTCCGACGTCCTCGGCACGGACTCCGACACCATTTACAAGAACCTCGAGGAGGAGGTCGATCGCGCGCTCTTGTACGACGCCCTCGACAAGCTGTCGGAGCGGGAGCGCAAGATCATGGAGCTGCGATTCGGCCTCGGCAGGGGCGAGGAGATGACGCAGAAGGACGTGGCCGACCTGCTCGGCATCTCGCAATCCTACATCTCCCGGTTGGAGAAGCGGATCATCAAGCGACTGCGAAGGGAGTTTCATCGCATGATGTAG
- the spoIIGA gene encoding sigma-E processing peptidase SpoIIGA, translating to MPVVYVDVVWLVNFAMDFAILLTTGWIAKRRMKLRRVMIGAAVGASYALLVFAPHFTTLTTWYGKAAASLAMVAVAFTPRTWWELARDAVMFYFVAFVFAGAALALHFAVPGVTLANGTVIRGHRMAFVTSAGTLALMVAIPLAVGVLRYSFRRIRTLRMQAGHLCEVAFCVDGQEVHCTALIDTGNQLRDPLTRLPVCLVEAGVLRPLLPEPLWEARRQSPDWMTALSRLPPEHTTWAVRVSLIPFRGAGGQQQWTIGLKPDGLRVWMPDGRMQGGRSCVLAVHDEPLSAEGRFQAILHTEVITGDDRVDEDVDAPNVDHEAAHPAAGVVDSDSHSPGGWR from the coding sequence ATGCCGGTCGTCTATGTGGACGTGGTCTGGCTTGTCAACTTCGCGATGGACTTCGCCATCCTCTTGACCACCGGTTGGATTGCGAAGCGCCGCATGAAGCTGAGGCGGGTGATGATCGGCGCCGCGGTCGGCGCGTCGTACGCCTTGCTGGTGTTTGCCCCCCACTTCACCACGCTCACCACGTGGTACGGCAAGGCGGCGGCGTCACTGGCCATGGTGGCCGTGGCGTTCACGCCGCGAACCTGGTGGGAGTTGGCGCGGGACGCGGTGATGTTCTACTTCGTCGCGTTTGTCTTCGCCGGTGCCGCCCTGGCGTTGCACTTCGCGGTCCCTGGCGTCACATTGGCGAATGGGACGGTCATTCGCGGCCATCGCATGGCGTTCGTCACCAGCGCCGGGACGCTGGCATTGATGGTGGCCATTCCTCTGGCTGTCGGAGTCCTTCGCTACAGCTTCCGAAGAATTCGCACACTGCGGATGCAGGCGGGGCACCTGTGCGAGGTGGCCTTCTGTGTCGACGGTCAGGAGGTGCATTGTACCGCGCTCATCGACACGGGCAACCAGTTGCGCGATCCCCTCACCCGGTTGCCGGTGTGCCTCGTCGAGGCGGGGGTGTTGCGACCTCTACTGCCGGAGCCCCTGTGGGAGGCGAGGCGCCAATCGCCCGATTGGATGACGGCGCTCTCGCGGCTGCCTCCGGAACACACGACATGGGCGGTCCGGGTGTCGCTGATCCCGTTTCGCGGCGCAGGCGGACAGCAACAATGGACCATCGGCCTGAAGCCGGACGGCTTGCGCGTGTGGATGCCGGACGGGAGGATGCAGGGCGGGCGCAGCTGCGTGCTCGCGGTTCATGACGAACCGTTATCTGCGGAGGGCCGCTTTCAGGCGATTCTGCATACGGAAGTAATCACGGGAGATGACAGGGTTGATGAGGATGTGGACGCCCCCAACGTGGATCATGAAGCTGCGCATCCGGCTGCAGGTGTGGTGGATTCGGATTCGCATTCGCCTGGCGGGTGGCGCTGA
- the ftsZ gene encoding cell division protein FtsZ encodes MLEFDVDYEPLARIKVIGVGGGGCNAVNRMIESGIEGVEFIVVNTDAQALQLSKAPTKLQIGEKLTRGLGAGANPEIGKKAAEESREVLVNALQGADMVFVTAGMGGGTGTGAAPVIAEIAKELGALTVGVVTKPFRFEQKRRMQQAEVGVTNLKEKVDTLIVIPNDRLLEIVDRNTPMLEAFREADNVLRQGVSGISDLIAVPGLINVDFADVKAIMAERGSALMGIGVATGENRATEAAKKAISSPLLETSIDGAMGVLMHIAGGANLSLWEVNEAADIVSTAADPEVNMIFGAHINPELGDEIVVTVIATGFENQPKPTQQPSGQAAQTAPTPSPRSRVLVTDEVAVTQNYLDIPAYQRFKRERFNRDR; translated from the coding sequence ATGCTGGAATTCGATGTCGATTATGAACCGCTGGCGAGGATAAAGGTGATCGGGGTGGGCGGCGGAGGGTGCAACGCCGTCAACCGGATGATTGAGTCCGGGATTGAAGGAGTCGAATTCATCGTCGTCAACACCGATGCGCAGGCGTTGCAGCTGTCCAAGGCGCCGACCAAACTCCAGATCGGGGAAAAGCTGACGCGCGGGTTAGGGGCTGGGGCGAACCCGGAGATCGGCAAGAAGGCTGCGGAAGAGAGCCGCGAAGTGCTGGTCAACGCGCTGCAAGGGGCGGACATGGTATTCGTCACCGCCGGGATGGGCGGCGGCACAGGGACGGGGGCGGCCCCGGTGATCGCGGAGATCGCCAAGGAATTGGGGGCGCTGACCGTCGGCGTCGTGACCAAACCGTTCCGGTTTGAGCAGAAACGCCGGATGCAGCAGGCGGAGGTGGGTGTCACCAACCTGAAGGAGAAGGTGGACACGCTCATCGTCATACCGAACGACCGTCTGCTCGAAATTGTCGATCGAAACACCCCCATGCTTGAGGCCTTCCGCGAGGCGGATAATGTCTTGCGCCAAGGGGTCTCCGGCATCTCCGACCTGATTGCCGTGCCGGGGCTCATCAACGTCGACTTCGCGGACGTCAAGGCCATCATGGCGGAGCGCGGGTCTGCGCTGATGGGGATCGGCGTCGCGACGGGCGAGAACCGGGCGACGGAGGCGGCGAAGAAGGCCATCAGCAGCCCGCTGTTGGAAACTTCCATCGATGGCGCGATGGGCGTCCTGATGCACATTGCGGGCGGGGCCAACCTCAGCCTGTGGGAAGTCAACGAGGCGGCCGACATCGTCTCCACGGCGGCGGATCCGGAGGTCAACATGATCTTCGGTGCGCACATCAACCCCGAGCTGGGCGATGAAATCGTGGTCACCGTCATCGCGACTGGATTTGAGAACCAGCCGAAGCCGACCCAACAACCGAGTGGGCAGGCGGCTCAAACGGCTCCCACTCCGTCGCCGCGTTCACGCGTGTTGGTTACGGACGAGGTTGCGGTCACGCAGAACTACCTGGACATTCCGGCCTATCAACGGTTCAAACGGGAGCGGTTCAATCGGGATCGCTGA
- the ftsA gene encoding cell division protein FtsA, with translation MAKGEYIVSLDIGTSKVRAIIGEPAGNGINVIGVGSAAAQGIRHGAIVDIELTVQSIREAVEHAERMVGIHIASAYVGISGNHIQLENSHGVVAVSSPDREIGEEDIDRVLQQARVVALPPEREIIDVVAKEYVVDGLRGIVDPRGMLGVRLEVDAYLITGSRTAIHNVVRCVEKAGIEIANLVLLPLAASSVALSPDEKKLGVALVDVGAGATSVSVFQNSVLLGTSIIPIGGDYVTNDIAIGLRTQTSVAEKVKLRHGCASLDQASENEKFKVPRIGNNQETEYTQYDLATIIEPRMQEIFSLVRKEVEKMGFVHELPSGYVLHGGVMSMQAAADVAADELRAPVRVAVPEFLGVRDPSFVNGVGILSYVLRTHGRSSYTEPVAVPRSPVRTGGGVFTRLKDWLRDFI, from the coding sequence TTGGCCAAAGGGGAGTACATTGTCAGCCTCGACATCGGGACGTCGAAGGTCCGCGCCATCATCGGCGAACCGGCTGGCAACGGGATCAACGTGATTGGCGTCGGCTCCGCGGCGGCGCAGGGCATCCGCCACGGGGCGATCGTGGATATAGAGCTGACGGTACAATCGATTCGCGAAGCGGTGGAACACGCCGAGCGCATGGTGGGCATCCACATCGCTTCCGCCTATGTCGGGATTTCTGGAAACCATATTCAATTGGAAAACAGCCACGGCGTGGTGGCCGTATCCTCGCCCGACCGGGAAATTGGGGAGGAGGACATCGACCGTGTTCTGCAGCAGGCCCGCGTCGTAGCGCTCCCCCCGGAGCGCGAGATCATCGACGTGGTGGCCAAGGAATACGTGGTCGACGGGCTACGCGGCATCGTCGATCCGCGCGGGATGCTCGGCGTGCGGCTGGAGGTGGATGCGTACCTCATCACAGGCAGCCGTACCGCCATTCACAACGTGGTGCGGTGTGTGGAGAAGGCGGGGATCGAGATCGCGAATCTGGTCCTGTTGCCTTTGGCGGCGTCCAGCGTCGCCCTGTCGCCGGATGAGAAAAAACTCGGCGTAGCGCTGGTGGACGTCGGTGCGGGCGCCACGTCCGTCTCGGTGTTCCAGAACTCGGTTCTGCTCGGCACCAGCATCATCCCGATTGGCGGAGACTATGTGACGAACGACATCGCCATCGGCTTGAGAACGCAGACGTCTGTGGCAGAAAAGGTCAAGCTGCGCCACGGCTGCGCCTCCCTGGATCAGGCCTCCGAAAACGAAAAGTTCAAGGTGCCGCGCATCGGGAATAACCAGGAGACGGAGTACACGCAGTACGATCTGGCGACCATCATTGAACCGCGTATGCAGGAAATCTTCTCCCTGGTGCGAAAAGAAGTGGAGAAGATGGGCTTTGTACACGAGCTCCCGAGCGGATACGTGCTGCATGGGGGCGTCATGTCGATGCAGGCTGCGGCGGATGTGGCTGCGGACGAGCTGCGGGCGCCGGTGCGCGTGGCGGTTCCGGAGTTCCTCGGCGTGCGCGATCCTTCTTTCGTCAACGGGGTCGGCATCCTCAGTTATGTGCTACGCACACACGGCCGCTCCAGTTACACCGAGCCGGTGGCGGTACCGCGATCGCCCGTCCGGACGGGCGGCGGCGTGTTTACGCGGCTGAAAGATTGGCTGCGCGATTTCATCTGA
- a CDS encoding small basic family protein has translation MWLPVIGLILGVGIGFAVNVTIPVAYSSYLSIAILAALDTVFGGIRASMEKTFDGAVFLSGFFFNTLVAALLAYIGVQLGVDLYLAAVVAFGVRLFQNIAVIRRIAFNRMHTRRTRAPVDGQLPPADSR, from the coding sequence ATCTGGTTGCCCGTGATCGGCCTCATCCTCGGGGTGGGCATCGGTTTCGCGGTCAACGTCACCATCCCGGTGGCGTACTCCAGCTATCTGTCGATCGCGATCCTGGCGGCGCTCGACACGGTGTTTGGAGGCATCCGGGCGAGCATGGAGAAGACATTTGACGGGGCGGTGTTCCTATCGGGGTTCTTCTTCAACACCCTGGTCGCGGCGCTCCTTGCGTATATCGGCGTGCAGCTGGGCGTCGACTTGTATCTCGCGGCGGTGGTGGCGTTCGGTGTGCGCCTGTTCCAGAACATCGCGGTGATCCGGAGGATCGCCTTCAATCGGATGCACACCCGGCGTACCCGTGCCCCGGTGGATGGGCAACTTCCGCCTGCAGACTCGCGTTGA
- a CDS encoding DUF881 domain-containing protein encodes MQKRGFLWSLTGISALVGFMLTVQISSRPQGSSAPISSYVDLRTEIQAQMQENRILTDEIAKQRAQLVQFEAAQGRQSDLLKALQQDKKNVDREAGLTPVNGPGITITIRFDPNLPYYDKTAGLFDEIADQEIGLIVNQLFANGATAIAINGQRLVTTSSIRLVSSLGGSVSLQVNTVPIVPPYVISAVGDVDRMMAVLTLNNVQAELATMQEDCIITPHRDQKGVTVPGYVGRLPGTWAKEVSGS; translated from the coding sequence GTGCAGAAACGCGGGTTTCTCTGGTCGCTGACCGGGATCAGCGCACTGGTCGGGTTCATGCTGACGGTGCAGATCTCATCCCGCCCGCAGGGGTCGTCTGCGCCTATCTCCAGCTACGTGGATCTGCGTACCGAGATCCAGGCGCAGATGCAGGAAAACCGCATCCTGACCGACGAGATCGCCAAACAGCGCGCCCAGTTGGTCCAGTTCGAGGCGGCGCAGGGCCGGCAGTCCGACCTGCTCAAGGCGCTGCAGCAGGACAAGAAGAACGTGGACCGGGAGGCTGGGCTGACGCCGGTGAACGGGCCCGGGATCACCATCACCATTCGGTTCGATCCCAACCTGCCGTATTACGACAAGACAGCAGGCTTGTTTGACGAGATCGCCGATCAGGAGATCGGGCTGATTGTCAACCAACTGTTTGCGAACGGAGCGACCGCGATAGCCATCAATGGTCAGAGGCTGGTCACCACCTCGTCCATCCGGTTGGTCTCGTCCCTCGGGGGGTCGGTGTCCCTGCAAGTCAACACCGTGCCCATCGTGCCGCCGTATGTCATCAGCGCGGTCGGCGACGTGGACCGGATGATGGCCGTGTTGACCCTGAACAACGTGCAGGCGGAGTTGGCGACGATGCAGGAGGATTGCATCATCACACCGCATCGCGACCAGAAGGGCGTGACGGTTCCAGGGTACGTTGGACGCCTGCCCGGAACGTGGGCGAAGGAGGTGAGCGGCTCGTGA
- a CDS encoding DUF881 domain-containing protein, translating into MIATRTKLTLSLTVVAVVLGFMISVQYKQQASARVTPVPMARDTDEQRMVAQLDALKQANAQAQKELADITSKLSVYEKQSAGSDGSLKQLQQMLQDERILAGLTAVTGPGVSVTLMDGVAKGGDVSQYLTHDWDIRSVINELFTAGAEAVSINGYRVVATSGVFCSGPVVRVNDHRIGAPFVIQAIGDPQTLKSALTQQGGVLDALRQRGVNVSDPQIQQVIKMPPFTAGPTAGGAASGDGEG; encoded by the coding sequence GTGATCGCAACACGGACGAAATTAACGTTGTCGCTGACCGTGGTGGCGGTGGTGCTCGGGTTCATGATCTCCGTGCAGTACAAGCAGCAGGCGTCCGCGCGGGTAACGCCTGTGCCGATGGCACGGGACACGGACGAGCAGCGGATGGTGGCGCAGCTCGACGCTCTCAAACAGGCCAACGCCCAGGCGCAAAAGGAGTTGGCAGACATCACGTCGAAGTTGTCGGTCTACGAAAAGCAGTCCGCCGGATCGGACGGGTCCCTGAAACAGCTCCAACAGATGTTGCAGGACGAACGGATCCTCGCCGGATTGACCGCCGTCACTGGGCCGGGCGTCAGCGTGACGCTGATGGACGGCGTGGCCAAGGGAGGAGACGTCAGCCAATACCTGACGCATGACTGGGACATCCGCAGCGTGATCAACGAACTGTTCACAGCCGGGGCGGAGGCGGTCTCCATCAACGGGTACCGGGTCGTGGCGACCTCCGGAGTGTTCTGTAGCGGGCCAGTGGTGCGCGTCAACGACCACCGGATCGGGGCGCCGTTCGTCATCCAGGCCATTGGAGATCCGCAGACGCTCAAATCGGCGCTGACGCAACAGGGTGGCGTGCTCGACGCGCTGCGCCAGCGCGGCGTCAATGTGTCAGATCCGCAGATCCAGCAGGTCATCAAGATGCCGCCTTTCACCGCAGGACCGACGGCGGGCGGAGCTGCGTCCGGGGATGGGGAGGGATGA
- a CDS encoding cell division protein FtsQ/DivIB — protein sequence MRQTAQWTAAGARPRKRVSRWLVLAFFVFVAAVVFLESPLTRVRSLSVTGNRMTPASDVLSASGLNAGMSFWQVNGRSVENAIVQRLPLVQSVSVHTDYLSGRVTLAVQEKRLVAVLAAGGRFYDLLDDGMVFRVSPKTSGFVDPIVTADGVVDARPGQVPANPYIPALCRALSADRPPDGVSEIHLDRFGVASVYLANGFVAQCPAGDLAARLSKMESAVTYFQNRGYAPGLIDMTGDPPYLYTPFPTSGRTGKEHAP from the coding sequence GTGCGCCAGACGGCTCAATGGACGGCGGCGGGCGCCCGGCCGCGCAAGCGTGTGAGCCGCTGGCTGGTGCTCGCGTTCTTCGTGTTCGTCGCCGCGGTCGTGTTCTTGGAGTCGCCCTTGACGCGCGTGCGGTCCCTCTCGGTGACCGGGAACCGCATGACGCCCGCCAGCGACGTGCTGTCCGCCAGCGGGTTGAACGCTGGGATGAGTTTCTGGCAGGTGAATGGCCGGTCGGTGGAGAATGCTATCGTGCAACGGTTGCCTCTGGTGCAGTCTGTGTCGGTGCACACCGACTACCTGAGCGGCCGGGTGACGTTGGCCGTCCAGGAGAAGCGCTTGGTGGCGGTGTTGGCCGCCGGCGGCCGGTTTTACGACCTCTTGGACGACGGGATGGTGTTTCGTGTTTCCCCCAAGACGTCGGGCTTTGTCGACCCGATTGTCACCGCGGACGGGGTCGTGGACGCGCGCCCAGGGCAGGTCCCCGCGAATCCGTACATCCCCGCCCTCTGCCGGGCGCTGTCGGCCGACAGGCCGCCCGATGGCGTCTCGGAGATCCATCTTGACCGGTTTGGCGTGGCCTCTGTATACCTCGCCAACGGGTTCGTCGCACAGTGCCCCGCAGGAGATCTGGCGGCTCGGCTCAGCAAGATGGAGAGCGCCGTGACATATTTTCAGAACCGGGGATACGCGCCCGGACTCATCGACATGACCGGAGACCCGCCGTACCTCTACACGCCGTTTCCGACCTCGGGCCGGACGGGAAAGGAGCATGCACCGTGA
- the murA gene encoding UDP-N-acetylglucosamine 1-carboxyvinyltransferase has protein sequence MDAFEIHGGRPLYGETTVYGAKNAVLPILAATVMVEDTCVLEGVPELEDVRVMTDILKTLGARVTRTADRVEVDAAPIRHTNVPPELMRRMRSSVFLMGPLLSRFGEVRVSKPGGCVIGQRPIDFHLRGMRALGAAIEEKHGFIRCTANRLYGTQIVLDFPSVGATENLIMAAVLADGVTVIENAAREPEIVDLARFLNRCGAQVEGAGEDRVVVTGVHHLHGTVHRVIPDRIVAGTMMIAAAATRGCVTLTGAEPHHLAAVIGKLREMGARVEVDRDIITVECSAQPRAVDIRTAPYPGFPTDLQAPMMALLTMAQGTSVIRESVFEARFKHVNELVRMGADISVDLRTAVVRGVPRLSGALVEATDLRGGAALIIAGLAAEGLTRVEGLHHIDRGYQQIDVYLRDLGADMVRV, from the coding sequence GTGGACGCCTTTGAGATTCACGGTGGTCGGCCATTGTATGGGGAAACCACAGTGTATGGTGCCAAGAATGCTGTGTTGCCGATCCTGGCCGCCACCGTGATGGTGGAGGACACGTGCGTGCTGGAAGGGGTTCCCGAGCTGGAGGATGTCCGCGTGATGACGGACATCCTGAAGACACTCGGAGCGCGGGTGACACGCACGGCGGATCGCGTCGAAGTTGACGCGGCGCCCATCCGCCACACCAATGTGCCGCCAGAGCTGATGCGGCGGATGCGCTCGTCTGTGTTCCTGATGGGCCCGTTGTTGAGCCGCTTTGGCGAGGTGCGGGTTTCCAAGCCGGGCGGATGCGTGATCGGCCAGCGCCCGATAGATTTTCACCTGCGCGGCATGCGAGCGCTCGGAGCGGCTATCGAAGAAAAGCACGGGTTCATCCGCTGCACTGCGAACCGCTTGTACGGGACGCAGATCGTGTTGGACTTCCCGAGCGTGGGTGCGACCGAAAACCTGATCATGGCGGCGGTGCTGGCCGACGGCGTCACGGTGATTGAGAACGCCGCGCGCGAGCCGGAGATTGTCGATCTCGCCCGGTTCCTGAACCGGTGCGGTGCCCAGGTGGAGGGAGCGGGCGAAGACCGGGTGGTGGTCACCGGTGTCCACCACCTGCACGGGACCGTGCACCGCGTCATCCCGGATCGAATTGTCGCCGGCACCATGATGATTGCGGCGGCGGCCACGCGCGGGTGCGTCACCCTCACCGGTGCGGAGCCGCATCATCTCGCAGCCGTCATTGGCAAGCTGCGGGAAATGGGTGCCCGCGTCGAGGTCGATCGTGATATAATCACGGTGGAATGTTCGGCCCAGCCGCGCGCGGTGGATATTCGCACGGCCCCGTATCCCGGGTTTCCGACCGACCTGCAGGCGCCCATGATGGCGCTCTTGACGATGGCCCAGGGCACGAGCGTGATCCGCGAGAGTGTCTTCGAAGCGCGGTTCAAACACGTCAACGAGCTGGTGCGGATGGGAGCGGACATCTCCGTCGACTTGCGCACAGCGGTCGTGCGCGGCGTACCCCGGCTCTCGGGCGCACTGGTGGAAGCCACAGACCTTCGGGGCGGGGCGGCGCTCATCATCGCCGGATTGGCGGCCGAAGGGCTCACCCGCGTCGAGGGACTGCATCACATCGACCGAGGCTATCAACAGATCGATGTTTATTTACGAGACCTGGGAGCCGACATGGTGCGCGTATGA
- the murB gene encoding UDP-N-acetylmuramate dehydrogenase codes for MPSPLTQMDVGPFGLTDVRWNEPMAPYTTWRIGGPADLLVIPHNVEELRGAMRLAKRYGLPWTVIGRGSNVLVLDGGIRGMVIWMHDAFADVRVEDCLLRAQAGRSFVSAAHIAIRHHLAGLEFATGIPGSVGGAVMMNAGAYGGEVKDVLVWADVMDEDGQIIRLTNADLRFAYRYSALKDDPKVVVEAAFALRPGDAEAMVKQVRAWSMRRASTQPLSQPNCGSVFRNPPGTHAARLIEAAGLKGLRRGGAQISEKHANFIVNLGGARAEDVLWLIRHAQETVRNLFHVELETEVRILGEPASGR; via the coding sequence ATGCCTTCACCGCTGACACAGATGGACGTCGGGCCGTTCGGCCTGACCGACGTGAGATGGAATGAACCGATGGCCCCGTATACGACCTGGCGCATCGGCGGACCGGCGGACCTCTTGGTGATTCCCCACAACGTGGAGGAGTTGCGCGGTGCGATGCGCCTGGCCAAGCGGTACGGCCTCCCGTGGACGGTCATCGGCCGGGGATCGAATGTGCTTGTGCTGGACGGCGGCATCCGGGGGATGGTCATCTGGATGCACGATGCGTTCGCCGATGTCCGGGTGGAGGACTGCCTGTTGAGAGCGCAGGCGGGCCGTTCATTCGTCTCCGCGGCCCACATCGCCATCCGACATCACCTGGCAGGTCTCGAATTTGCCACCGGTATTCCGGGCTCAGTGGGCGGGGCGGTGATGATGAATGCCGGAGCGTACGGCGGCGAGGTGAAAGATGTGCTCGTCTGGGCCGACGTGATGGACGAGGACGGGCAGATCATCCGGCTCACCAACGCCGACCTGCGCTTCGCGTACCGGTACAGCGCCCTCAAGGACGATCCGAAGGTGGTCGTCGAGGCGGCCTTCGCCCTTCGGCCTGGGGACGCGGAAGCGATGGTGAAGCAGGTGCGCGCCTGGTCGATGCGCCGTGCCAGCACCCAACCGTTGTCCCAGCCCAACTGCGGATCGGTGTTTCGCAACCCGCCAGGAACCCATGCGGCGCGCCTCATCGAGGCGGCGGGCCTCAAAGGCTTGCGCCGGGGGGGTGCCCAGATCAGCGAGAAGCACGCGAACTTCATCGTCAATCTCGGCGGCGCCCGCGCAGAGGACGTGCTGTGGTTGATCCGCCACGCCCAGGAAACCGTCCGCAATCTGTTCCATGTGGAGTTGGAGACTGAGGTGAGGATCCTGGGGGAACCCGCCTCAGGGAGGTGA